GGGTGGCGGTGGTACTTGGCGACGGGATCGTCGAGGTCGGGCCCACCGAGCGGGTCTTCGAGGACCCCCACGATGAGCGCGTTCGGAAGTTCGTCGAAGGGGAACTGATCTACTGAACGCCCCGACGAACCCACGGCGCCGAGGGCAGTCCCGCTGGCCGTCCCGAGGGAGGAGGATAGTCGACGCTGCCCGAGGTATCGCTCTCGGGGTCCGCCGAGATCCCGGCACCACCGCTGGATTGATTTCCTCGCCCGTCCTCGACGGTCGTATCGAATGGACGAGCAGGACGTTCGCGGTTCGGTCGAGGCTGGACTGATCGTCGGCGAGGAGACCATCACCGACCGGGACGTCGAGTTGCTGCGTGCGATCGCCGAACACGGCTCGATCCACGCGGCCACGAACGCGCTGGAACGGTCCTACGCACACGCCCAACGCCGGGTCGTCGAACTGGAGGAGGCGCTCGGTCCGCTGGTCGAGCGCCAGCGGGGCGGCTCGGACGGCGGCGGGAGTTCGCTCACCGACGGGGCCCACGCGCTGCTCGAACGCTTCGAACGCCTCGATACCGCAGCCGAGGGGTTGGTCGCCGTCGAGCAGACGGTGCTTTCGGGGCGGGTGATCGAGCGCGACGGGGAACTGGGCGTCGTCGAGTGCGCGCCGGGGCGGGTTCGTGCGCTCGTCCCGCCCGAGGAGGGGCCGGTCGCGGTGGCGATCCGCTCGGACGCCGTGACGCTCACGCCACCGGCGAAGACGCCCGATCCCACCGAGACGAGCGCTCGCAATCGGTTTGCGGGCGTCGTCAGGGCCGTCGAGCGCGGCGAGACGGTCGCGCGCGTCCGTCTGGATATCGGGGGCGAGACGCGGCTCGTGGCGCTCGTGACGCATGCAAGCGTCGAGCGCCTCGGCCTCGAACCCGGCCGGGAGGTCGTCGCCTCGTTCAAGGCCACGGCGACCCGAGCGACTCCGACACACCCCGATTAAGTACTCCGACCCGCAAGCACCGGTATGAACCTCGAGAACTCCCGCGAGTTGTACGACCGGGCGCTGTCGGTCCTGCCCGGCGGGGTGAACTCGCCGGTGCGCGCGTCGATCCAGCCCTATCCCTTCTTCGTCGAACGGGGCGACGGCGGGCACGTCATCGACGCCGACGGCAACCGGTATATCGACTGGGTGATGGGGCTGGGTCCCCTGTTGCTGGGTCACGATCTGCCCCAGTCGGTCGAGTCGGCGGTCCAAAAGCAGGCAAGCGCCGGCCCGATGTACGGCGCGCCCACGGAGATCGAGGTCGAACTCGCGGAGTTCGTCGCCCGTCACGTCCCCAGCGTCGAGACGGTCCGCTTCGTCAACAGCGGGACCGAGGCGACCGTCTCGGCCGTGCGCCTCGCACGGGGCTACACCGGCCGCGAGAAGATCGTCGTCATGCAGGGGGGCTATCACGGCGCCCAGGAGTCGACGCTCGTCGAGGGCGATCCCGACGATCCGTCCCCGAGTTCGAAGGGCGTGCCCGACTCTTTCGCCGAGCACACCATCCCAGTGCCGTTCAACGATACGGAGGCCGCAGAGCGCGTCTTCGAGGAGCACGGCGAGGAGATCGCGGGCGTGCTCGTCGAGCCGATCCTCGCGAACAAGGGGATCGTTACTCCTGTTGATGGCTATCACGAAACGCTGCGAAAGCTCACCCGCGAGCACGGCTCCCTGCTGATCTTCGACGAGGTCATCACCGGCTTCCGGGTCGGCGGGCTAGCGTGTGCACAGGGGAAGTTCGACGTCACCCCGGACGTGACGACCTTCGGCAAGATCGTCGGCGGCGGCTTTCCCGTCGGCGCGATCGGTGGGCGCTCGGAGGTCGTCGAGTCCTTTACCCCCTCGGGCGACGTCTTCCAAGCGGGGACCTTCTCGGGCCATCCGGTGACGATGGCCGCCGGACTGGAGACGCTGAAGTACGCCGCCGAAAACGACGTCTACGATCACGTAAACGCGCTCGGCGAGCGCCTCCGGTCGGGACTGACCGACATCTGTGCGGATCAGGCCCCCGAGTACACCGTCGCGGGAACCGACAGCATCTTCAAGGTGCTCTTGACGCGCGATGCACCCGTCGAAAGCGAAAGCCATTGTGAGAGCGGCTGTGAGCAACGCACCGAGTGTGCGCGATATACGCACTGTCCGAAGACGGGCGCGGACGTCGCCGGCACGGAGATCGAACGCTGGAACCGGCTTCTGTGGCCCGCCATGTTCGATCAGGGGGTCTTCCTGAGCCAGAACGGGTTCGAATCACAGTTCGTGAGCGACGCCCACACCACGGAAGACGTCGAGGAGACGCTCGAAGCCTACAAGGACGTCCTGTAAGGTCAGTCGGTGGTCGGCTCGGCGGTCGTGGCCGTCCCGGGTCGGTTCTCACCGGCACGCCGATTTTTCAGCGCGAGCGCAACGAACAGGACCGCGCCGGCCGCACGCAGCACGGGCCCGACGGCCAGCGGCGCGGTCAGGGTGTAGGGACTGACCAGCGCCATCAGGTCGGCGACCGTGGTAAACAGCGTCAGCGGCGTCATCAGCAACACTGCCGAGACCGCAAACAGCGCCCGTTCGACCCGCGGGACGCTCGCATAGAGGTAGCCGATGATCGTCGGTCCCAGCGCCACCACCCCGAGGAACGTCCCGACGATCGGGACGATCACTTCGGGGACGAAAAAGCCGATATCCAGCACGTCGGCGAGGCCGATGACGCGGGCGTCACCGTTGCCGGTCGAGCGAAGCAGGACGATCCCGGGGGTAAAGGCGAAGGCGAAGGGCACGATCGCCTTGTTCAGCGACAGCGTAAAGGCCTCGACGCCGGTCGGGAACGGGTCGGATTTGGCGACGCCGGCCGCGGCGTAGGCGGCGACGGCAACCGGCGGCGTGATGTCCGCGATCACGCCGAAATAGAGGATGAACAGGTGGGCGGCCAGCACCGGGATCTCCCCGCTCTGGACGATCGCCGGCGCGAGCACCGACGCCAACAGGATGTACGTCGCCGTCGTCGGCACACCCATCCCGAGGATGATCGCCGCGATCGCCGTGATGAGCAACAGTAGGGCCGTCGACCCGCCCGCAAGCGACGTGATGAACGTCGTGAGGTTCGGGGCGAGCCCGGTCGCGCTCAGGACGCCCGGGATGATGCCGACCGCAGCGACCGCGACGACGATCGGGGTCGCGGTCCGCGCGCCGGCCTCCAGCGAGCGCAACACGAACGTGCCGAACCCGAAGGGTGCGTTGCGAGCCAGCGACGGGCGACCGAGGGCGTTGGCGGTCGTCTCTGCGGTTTCGTCGACCGACGGATCGTAGTCCAGAAACGGCGCGTCGAGGTCGGGACGGGCCACCAGGACGAGGACACTCACCAGGAGGGCGATCCAGACGAGGTTCCCGGCCGCCGCCGAGAGCGCGGCCTCGACCCCCAGACCCCCGGTCGCGCCGCCGGTCAGAACGCCCAGCAGACCGGTGCCCGCGAACAGATACGCGAACGTTTCAAGCGCGAAGAGACCCACGATCGCGCCGAGCAACGGCCCGCGCGTGCGTTCGCTGTAGGCGGCGACGATCGCGATCGTTGCGATGATCGCGAGAATCGAGAACCACGCCGACCGGGCGACCGACAGCCGGGCGATGACCAGATAGTACAACAACAGAGCGATCGGCACGAGGTAGAACCACCCCTTCCGGAGGTGGGGGCGGATCGGGATGGTGTCTGCCTTGTCGATGCGCTCGATGTTCGTCCGCGAGGCCTCGAGGTGGACCATCACCCAGACGCCGAAGAAAAAGGCCACCGCGGGCACCGCGGCGGCGATGATGACGTCGGAGTAGGGCGTTGCGGTGTACTCGACGATCAGGAACGCTGCGGCGCCCATCACCGGCGGGAGGATCTGCCCGCCCGAGGACGCCGAGGCCTCGACCGCGCCCGCGAACTCCGAGCGGTAGCCCGAACGCTTCATCAGCGGGATCGTAAACGCGCCCGTCGTGACGGTGTTGGCGATCGACGAGCCCGAGATCGTCCCCATGAAGCCCGAGGCGAGGACGCTCGCCTTCGCCGGACCGCCCTTTCGGTGCCCGGTAACGGCGTAGGCCAGATCAATGAACCACTGGCCGGCACCCGACATCTCGAGGATCGCCCCGAAGAGGATGAAGATGTAGATGAACTGGACCGAGACGGTGACGGGGATACCGAAGACCCCGTTTTCGGTGTTGTACCAGAAGTTCTGAATGATCGTCGCCCAGTCGCCCGGCGGGATCGAGAAGATCTCGATGTAGGGCAGGCCGATCCCGAACCCGAAGGGCGTCGAGACGACGCCGTCACCCGGGATGAGATAACCATAGCGCGCATAGAGGACGAAGGCGAGGACGATCAGCGTGAGATAGATCCCCAGCGAGCGCCGTGTCGCCTCGAGGACGAGGATCACGCCCGCGGCCCCGAGCAGGAACGCGACCGAGGTCGAATCCAGCGGGATCCCGAGCGCCGAGATCGCCGCGACGAGGGGTTCGAGAGGGGGGACGATCTCGCCGATCGTCCGGCCCGTGCCGAGCCCGAAGACCCGCATACGCTGGACTTCCGAGAAGGACGTCAGCATGTAAAGCGCCGCGAGCACCGCGATCACGATACAGACGACGTCGGCGGGCGTCACCCGCTCGCGGCGCGCGTCGACGAACGCCCAGCGAACCCCGCTGCGAAGACCGCGGGCCCCACGGGTGACGGGGCTGTCGGCGCCGAAGCGATCGGAAAGCGCCGGGACGATCCGGGCGAGGCGACCCGCGAGGGGACCGTCGCCGGTCGTCGGCGGGTACAGGAGGAAGGCCAACACCAGCGCGAAGACGACGTGGACGGCGTTGACCTGTAGCAACTGGAGGGCGGCGAGTTCGACCTCGCCGACGATCGGCAGCGTGAGTCCGAACTCGAAGCCATGGGCGGCGATCCAGACCTGATAGAGCGAGAACGCGATACCGACGACCGCGACGAGCACCGCGGCGATCCCGCGGGGATCCCGCCGGCGTTCGAGCTCGTCGATCAGCTCCTGTTGTTCCTCCTCGGAGAGTTCGGGTTCGTCAGCCTCCCCAGTCGCATCCCCGGATGACGTACTCATGGCAAGTAGGTCACGCCCCAGCCCCTATATAGGGTGCGCTCCGGTCGAGGGTAGCATCCAGAACCGACCGGCGCTCGATCGAGAGCCGGACCGCACGGGCGTCCGAGCGCTCGACGAGGTCGTACGTTTGGGAGTCGACGTGAAGCCGGTGGCCGGCGGTTCGGCCGGGCTTGACCACCAACTCCTCGCTCGCATATGAGGGGTCGAACGAGAACGTGCCGTTCTCCCGGGTGACCTCCGCGCCCGCGGGCAGCCCCCAGCCGTAGGACTCAAACTCCATGCGCGTCATGACGAGCTCGTCGCCACGAACGGTGAAGGCGTCGAGCACCCGCGTCTTCTCGACGCTGTGGGTGTACTCGAGCGCGACGACGGTGCCGTTCTCGACGGGCGTCTCGATGAGGCGCTCGCCCGTGGCGGCGTCCTCGACCACGAGGACCCTATCTGCGGGCGTCGCCGCGGCACCGGCGACGGCGAGGGTCCCCAGAAGACAGACGACCGCGACGAACGCTAGTACGCGACGACGGCCCCTCACGACGTCCCCCCGCCCGAGGAGGGTCGCCGGGGCGACCGGAAGGCGGACGGACCGAGCGACGCGTTCGCACGTCGGCGGTCCGGATCAGGGACGCCGGCCATCGGCTCAGGCCGAGCTGTTGGTGTCGTTGCCGCCGGTGGCGTTCTCGGCGCTGTCGTTGCCGCTCGTGTTGCCCCCGCTCTCGTTTGTGCTCCCGCCGCCCGACCCGAAGTACGATTCGGCACCGGGGTGCAGCGGGATGGACATCCCCTCCTGGGCGGTATCGCGGCTGATGAAGTCCTGTTTGATGCTGAGCTGGTCGACGTTGTCGAAGATCGTGGTCAGGATCTCCTCGACGATGGCCTCGTCCTGCTCCTCGGTGGTGGCGATCATCGCCTGGACGGCCACGGTCGGGACGGCTTCCTCGACCCCCGAATAGGTGCCCGCGGGGATCTCGTCCTCGGCGAAGTAGTCGCCCGAATCGAGGATCTGCTGGCGGGCCTGTCCTTCGATCGAGACGATCGTGATGTCCGTGCTCGTCGCGAGGTTCTCGATCGCGCCGACCGGCCAGCCGCCGACGATGAACGCAGCGTCGATGTCGCCGTTCTGGAGCTGCTCGGCCGCCTGCGAGAAGCCCGTGTTCTGTTCGGAGTAGTCGGTGATCCCGACGGCCTCGAGGATCTGGACGGCGTCGACCTGCGTCCCGCTACCCAGATCGCCGGTATTGATCGTCGCCCCCGAGAGGTCCTCGACCGAGGAGATGCCGCTCTCGGCGCTGGCGACGATGTGGATCGTCTCGGGGTACAGCGTCGCGACCCCGCGAAGCGAGGGCACGGCGTTGCCCTCGAAGTCCTCGATGCCGGTGCCCTCGTAGGCGAAAAACGCCGTGTCGTTCTGGACCAACGCGAAGTCCGCATTGCCGCCCGCGAGGTTGCCGATGTTCTCGACGCTCGCCCCGGTCGAGCGCACCTGCAGCGAGTAGTCCGTGTTCCCGTCGACGATCTGCTTGAACTGGTTCGAGAGCGGGTAGTACGTCCCGCCCTGCCCGCCGGCGTCCCAGGTGAGTTCGGTGCCGCCACCGCCGCCGCCACCGTTCCCGCCGCCACCGTTGCCCCCGTTGCCGCCGTCGTCGCTCGTGATACAGCCGGCGAGCCCGGCGATACCTGCGAGACCGATTCCCTCCAACACCCTCCGTCTATCTATCGAACGCATACCTCCCCATAGACCTCACTCGGTGATAAATATGTATGTTTACCGATAATCGGGTCGTGAACGGCCCGTCGGTGATAAGTAACCTGCACCAGCAGGGTCGGTTGGCAAGTTTCCACCCGGAGTAGGGGGTTGTGCGATGGCACACAACTTCACCGAGGACGACGAGGGCAAGATAGTCGTCAACGACCAGGGCGATGAGGTCGGCATCATCGCGGACGTCGAACACGGCACCGCCTACGTCGATCCGAACCCCGGATTGACGGACAAGATCAAGTCGAAACTCGGTTGGGACGACCGCGACGAGGACACCTACCCGTTGCAGTCGGAGGCCGTCGCGTCAGTAGACAACGACGCGGTTCGGCTCGGTTCGGCGGCCGCGACCGGGACCGGAGCGACCGGGACCGCAAGCGAAACCACGACCGGATCGGGTGCCAACACGCCGCCGGGCAACACCGGCACCCGGGACGACGACGACGGACTGCTGGACGACGACGACGACACCCGTCGGTAGACCCCCACCGCGTTTTCGTTATTCTTCGACCGGGCCGGTGATCAGCGCCGACTCGATGAGGTTGCGGTGACCCCGACGCAGTCGCTCGGAGAGCGCCTGGTGTGAGATGTCGAGGCCCGCGGCGAACTCCCCGAGCGTGAGGTCCCGCGGGACGTTGTAGTAGCCACGTTCGACGCCTTGGACGAGGGTGTCGTGTTGTTCTTTGGTGAGGCTGTATTGGCCGCGGCGATCACCCTCGAGGTCGTAGATGCTGGTGACGTCGAAGTCGACGCCGGCGCGCTGACAGTGGTCGTAGGCCGCCGAGAGCGACTCGCGGTCGGGAAAGAGGATCCGCAGGCGCCACGTCCCGTCGCTGCCGGTCGCAGAGAGGACCGTCGAGTCGGTTTCGAGGACCGTTTGGACCGGATGGATCGAATCGACCCAGTCCATCCGATAGAGTCGCTC
The DNA window shown above is from Halalkalicoccus jeotgali B3 and carries:
- a CDS encoding TRAP transporter permease, with translation MSTSSGDATGEADEPELSEEEQQELIDELERRRDPRGIAAVLVAVVGIAFSLYQVWIAAHGFEFGLTLPIVGEVELAALQLLQVNAVHVVFALVLAFLLYPPTTGDGPLAGRLARIVPALSDRFGADSPVTRGARGLRSGVRWAFVDARRERVTPADVVCIVIAVLAALYMLTSFSEVQRMRVFGLGTGRTIGEIVPPLEPLVAAISALGIPLDSTSVAFLLGAAGVILVLEATRRSLGIYLTLIVLAFVLYARYGYLIPGDGVVSTPFGFGIGLPYIEIFSIPPGDWATIIQNFWYNTENGVFGIPVTVSVQFIYIFILFGAILEMSGAGQWFIDLAYAVTGHRKGGPAKASVLASGFMGTISGSSIANTVTTGAFTIPLMKRSGYRSEFAGAVEASASSGGQILPPVMGAAAFLIVEYTATPYSDVIIAAAVPAVAFFFGVWVMVHLEASRTNIERIDKADTIPIRPHLRKGWFYLVPIALLLYYLVIARLSVARSAWFSILAIIATIAIVAAYSERTRGPLLGAIVGLFALETFAYLFAGTGLLGVLTGGATGGLGVEAALSAAAGNLVWIALLVSVLVLVARPDLDAPFLDYDPSVDETAETTANALGRPSLARNAPFGFGTFVLRSLEAGARTATPIVVAVAAVGIIPGVLSATGLAPNLTTFITSLAGGSTALLLLITAIAAIILGMGVPTTATYILLASVLAPAIVQSGEIPVLAAHLFILYFGVIADITPPVAVAAYAAAGVAKSDPFPTGVEAFTLSLNKAIVPFAFAFTPGIVLLRSTGNGDARVIGLADVLDIGFFVPEVIVPIVGTFLGVVALGPTIIGYLYASVPRVERALFAVSAVLLMTPLTLFTTVADLMALVSPYTLTAPLAVGPVLRAAGAVLFVALALKNRRAGENRPGTATTAEPTTD
- a CDS encoding TAXI family TRAP transporter solute-binding subunit codes for the protein MRSIDRRRVLEGIGLAGIAGLAGCITSDDGGNGGNGGGGNGGGGGGGTELTWDAGGQGGTYYPLSNQFKQIVDGNTDYSLQVRSTGASVENIGNLAGGNADFALVQNDTAFFAYEGTGIEDFEGNAVPSLRGVATLYPETIHIVASAESGISSVEDLSGATINTGDLGSGTQVDAVQILEAVGITDYSEQNTGFSQAAEQLQNGDIDAAFIVGGWPVGAIENLATSTDITIVSIEGQARQQILDSGDYFAEDEIPAGTYSGVEEAVPTVAVQAMIATTEEQDEAIVEEILTTIFDNVDQLSIKQDFISRDTAQEGMSIPLHPGAESYFGSGGGSTNESGGNTSGNDSAENATGGNDTNSSA
- a CDS encoding helix-turn-helix domain-containing protein is translated as MGTIAELTVPAAEFALRDTLAAVPTVQFEIERVAAHSEGRLIPFVWVRTEEFDRFEEALAEDPTVNGVECLSELDSERLYRMDWVDSIHPVQTVLETDSTVLSATGSDGTWRLRILFPDRESLSAAYDHCQRAGVDFDVTSIYDLEGDRRGQYSLTKEQHDTLVQGVERGYYNVPRDLTLGEFAAGLDISHQALSERLRRGHRNLIESALITGPVEE
- a CDS encoding TOBE domain-containing protein → MDEQDVRGSVEAGLIVGEETITDRDVELLRAIAEHGSIHAATNALERSYAHAQRRVVELEEALGPLVERQRGGSDGGGSSLTDGAHALLERFERLDTAAEGLVAVEQTVLSGRVIERDGELGVVECAPGRVRALVPPEEGPVAVAIRSDAVTLTPPAKTPDPTETSARNRFAGVVRAVERGETVARVRLDIGGETRLVALVTHASVERLGLEPGREVVASFKATATRATPTHPD
- a CDS encoding DUF1850 domain-containing protein — encoded protein: MRGRRRVLAFVAVVCLLGTLAVAGAAATPADRVLVVEDAATGERLIETPVENGTVVALEYTHSVEKTRVLDAFTVRGDELVMTRMEFESYGWGLPAGAEVTRENGTFSFDPSYASEELVVKPGRTAGHRLHVDSQTYDLVERSDARAVRLSIERRSVLDATLDRSAPYIGAGA
- the hemL gene encoding glutamate-1-semialdehyde 2,1-aminomutase, whose protein sequence is MNLENSRELYDRALSVLPGGVNSPVRASIQPYPFFVERGDGGHVIDADGNRYIDWVMGLGPLLLGHDLPQSVESAVQKQASAGPMYGAPTEIEVELAEFVARHVPSVETVRFVNSGTEATVSAVRLARGYTGREKIVVMQGGYHGAQESTLVEGDPDDPSPSSKGVPDSFAEHTIPVPFNDTEAAERVFEEHGEEIAGVLVEPILANKGIVTPVDGYHETLRKLTREHGSLLIFDEVITGFRVGGLACAQGKFDVTPDVTTFGKIVGGGFPVGAIGGRSEVVESFTPSGDVFQAGTFSGHPVTMAAGLETLKYAAENDVYDHVNALGERLRSGLTDICADQAPEYTVAGTDSIFKVLLTRDAPVESESHCESGCEQRTECARYTHCPKTGADVAGTEIERWNRLLWPAMFDQGVFLSQNGFESQFVSDAHTTEDVEETLEAYKDVL